Genomic segment of Arachnia propionica:
CGGCCTCCCCGGGGTCTTCCCGGCCAGACCTCGCCGACCTGGGCGAAGACGGCCCTGGCCCGGGGCCAACCCGTGTAGAAGGCGGGCTGGATGACGATCTCCACAATCTCGTCGCGGGTGACGCCGTTGGCCCGACCCATCTCGAGGCGCCCCGCAGGGACCGGATATCGCCCGCTACACCGACGTCGACCCCCCCGGAGGCTCCGGTCCTCAGATCGACCAGACGGGGACCGCCTTCACGGTGGCCGTCACGGGGTAGGGCTCCCGGGCCTGGCAGATGATGGCGCCCGCGCCGACGTCGTAGTCGCCGACGTCGTTGAGAACGGAGAAGCCCGCTGCAGCCTCACGAGTCACCGTTGCCGACGTCTTGATCTCAACGGGATGCAGCACACGCCCTTCCTGGATGATCAGGTCGATTTCCCGTTGACGGGCATCCCGGTAGAAATGCACGTTCCGGGCGTCACCGCCTGCGTTGAGATAGGACTTGACGACCTCGCCGACGACGAAGGTCTCGAACACTTGACCGGCCATCGCCCCTCTGCGCAGGGTCTCCGGAGAACTCCACCCCAACAGGTGACAGGCCAGCCCCGTGTCCGTGAAGTAGAGCTTGGGAGTCTTGGTGAGCCGCTTGGTCGCATTGGACCAGAACGGGCGCAGCAGGCGCACCACGCCGGAGGCCTGTAGGACCGAGAGCCAGCTCTGCGCCGTCTTGGTGTCGACCCCGGCGTCCCGGGCGAAGGCGCTGTGATTGACGAGCCTGCCCGTGCGCGCGGCACAGGCGACGAGGAAATGATAGAAACTCGCCTCATCCTTGACGGTGATGAGATCGCGCACATCCCTCTCAAGGTAGGTGCGGACATATCCCGTGTAGAAGGCGTCCCAGGACACCGAGGGATCCATGAGCCGGGGCATCGATCCGCGGTGGATCGTGGCCCACAGATCGAGGTTCTCAGGAGACTCGCACCTTCCGTCGTCGCCGACCTCCGACGGGACATAGGGGCCCCTCCCCCCGCAACCGGTGAGCTCCCGCAGGGACATGCCCGTCATCTCCAGGATCGCGACCCGCCCCGCGAGCGACTCGCTGACGCCCTGCATGAGGTGGAAGGTCTGGGAGCCGGTCAGCACGACGCACCCCGTCTCGGGGGACTGATCGACGAGAAACTTGACCTGCTGGAACAGCCCGGGAACCCGCTGAATCTCGTCAACGGCCACGGGCAGCCGGTTGGCGTCGAAGAAGAGCACCGGGTCCTCCCGGGCGAGCACCCCGGCCCGGGGGTCGTCGAGCGTCACGTAGCGGAAGTCCTCGGGCAGCACGTGTTGCAGCATCGTGGTCTTGCCGACCTGACGCGCCCCGGTCACCAACACCACCTTGAACTGTCCCATGAGGGACAGCAGCGTTGCCTCGGCCTCGCGACGCCTGTACATGAACCGCCTCCTACAGCGCGATAGCAGGGATTCTACGACGCTTTGTGAAAATCTGGATCGCAACTCCAGATTTTCACACCACGACGAGGAGGACCAGGACGCGGTCGAGGGTGTTAGATGGTTTGCGCTGAAGAGCATCGAGAACGGCCGTGAACAAACCCCGCGATGCAGATTCATGCCCTACACGTTCGATCGAACCCGTGTTTCACAGCTGCCCACGAAATCACGTGGCGTTCCTCTTCACGGGCCGGGCGCCGAGAGGGGCACCGGCGGGCCCGGGCTCGTATCACCCGGGCCCACACCCCGGCTGAGGCGGGGCGGGCACCCTATCCCAGCCAGGCGGCCGCGACGTGATCGCGAGGCCCCGGGTTCAGGCGAGGCTTGCCCGGAAGAACTCGGTGATCCTGTCGAAGAGAATCGCATCCCTGCCGCCGCCGTCGTACAGGTCCGTGTGACTGGCCCCCGGGACGATGAGGAGTTCCTTGTTCTCCCCGGTCAGCTGGGCGAAAGCCCCCTCCCCCATGTAGCGCGAGTGCGCCTTCTCGCCGTGAACCACCAGCACCGGGGTCCTGATCTCGCCTGCGTAGGCGAGCAGCGGCTGGTTGAGAAAGGACGCGGTGCCCACGACGTTCCATCCCTCGTTGGAATTGAGGGAACGGAGGTGGTAGCCGCGCGGGGTCTTGTAGTAGTCGTGGTAGTCCCTGACGAAGGCAGGGACGTCCTCGGGCAGCGGATCGACCACTCCACCGGCCCGCGCGTAGGACCCGGAACGGTAGTCGGCGGTGCGCTGGGCGGCGAACCGGGCACGGGCAGAGTCGCGCGCCGCGGCGGAGTCCTGTTCGTCGAAGTAGCCCTTGGCGGCAATGCGGCTCATGTCGTACATGGTGGAGGCCACCGTGGCCCTGATCCGGGGGTCGAGGGCTGCGGCGTTGATGGCCATGCCACCCCAGCCGCAGATGCCGATGATGCCGATCCTTTCGGGATCGACATCCTCACGGCAGCTGAGGTGGTCGACGGCGGCGCTGAAGTCCTCGGTGTTGATGTCCGGGGAGGCCATGTAGCGGGGAGCGCCGCCCGATTCCCCGGTGTAGCTGGGGTCGAAAGCGAGGGTGAGGAATCCTCGCTCGGCCATGGTCTGGGCGTACAGGCCGCTGGACTGTTCCTTGACCGCACCGAAGGGACCGGACACGGTGATCGCGGCGAGGGGGCCCCTGGCCCCCTTGGGCCGGTAGAGGTCGGCCGCCAGGGTGATGCCGTAACGGTTGTGGAAGGTAACCTTCTCGTGGTCCACCTCGTCGCTGTGGGGAAAAACCTTGTCCCATTCCCGGGTCAATTCGAGCTTCTCGTCGTTCATGTTCTCATCCTCCTGAGACCGTTCGTGAGAACCGGTGCACGCCACCGCGCCGGGAAGGCACGGCAGCCGCCGACCCCTGGAAGCAATTCTGTCCACGATCCTGCCATGCCGCCAATGACTCTTTCTCATGGCTGATATTCTTTTTCTGCATATCATGCCGGAGGAGTGGAGCACACCGTTGGAGATCCGAACCCTGCGATACTTCCTCGCCGTGGCCCGCGAGGAGAACATGACCCGGGCCGCCGAGCAGCTCCACGTCACCCAGCCGACTCTGTCCAAGCAGATGAAATCCCTGGAACGCGAGCTGGGAAGCACACTCTTCACCCGCCGTTCCTTCTCCATCGCCCTGACCGAGGAGGGCAGGCTACTGCGGCGCCGCGCCGAGGACCTCGTCGCCATGGCCGACCGCATCACCGACGAGTTCCTGGAGCTCGACGACGTGCTGGGCGGGGACCTCTATCTCGGCCTGGCCGAATCCCACCAGGTGCGTTTCCTCGCCCGCGAGATCAAGCGCCTCAAGGAGGACTGCCCCGGGATGCGGTACCACATCACCAGCGGCGACACCGAACAGGTGACCGAGAAGCTCGACAAGGGCCTGCTCGACTTCGCCGCGCTCGTGGAGGAGCCCGACACCGCGCGGTACGAGGCCCTGAACCTGCCCGAGGCCGACCGGTGGGGCATCGTCACGCGCGCCGATGGCGAACTGGCCCGCAAGGCCCGCGTGAGCGTCGACGACCTGGAGGGGCTACCGCTGTTCTGCTCGGAACAGTCCTGGGCAGCGGACCTGCCGCGGTGGGCCGGCGCACGCATGGCGGAACTCCGTCTGGAGGGAACCTTCCGGCTCGCCTACAACGGCTCCGTCTTCGCCCGGGAGGGCCTGGGCCATCTGCTGACCTTCGCCCGGCTCGTCGACACCGGCGAGGACAGCGGTCTGGTCTTCAGGCCGCTGTGGCCCGTCCTGGAGTCGCCGATGTACCTCATCTGGCATCGACAGCAGGTTCTCTCCCCGATCGCCCGGCGCTTCCTGACGCAGGTGAGCGCGGCCCTCGAGGAGGAAACCACGAACGCGGGCCGGCATTGATCACCGCCACTGGCGGTAAAATGTGGCGGTAATCGTCTTCACGCCCCGGACGCGGCGACATCGACACCTGAGGGGACGATCGCATGGTCTACGAGCCGCCGCTGAACCGCACCTCCGAAATTGACGGGTTGTGCATGGAGATCGCCGAACTCGTAGGGGCGCTCGGCCCCGCGTCGACCCTCGGTACGAACCCCGTGCTGCACCGCGAGCTGCGCATCACCACCATTCACTCCTCCCTCATGATCGAGGGGAACACGCTCTCACGTGAGGCCGTCACGGCCATTCTCGACGGCAAGCGCGTCCTCGGTCCCGCTGATCAGATCCTCGAGGTGACCAACGCTCGTCGCGCCTACCAGCTCATGGATGACCTGGACCCCCTCTCCCCGGACGATCTCCTGCGCGTCCACGGCGTCATGATGCGCGGGCTCATCGGCGACGCCGGCCCCACGTGAATGCCGGTCAGGGTCGCAGGGCCCGCAACGGGAAGGTCACGGCACCGCCCGGATCCGTGAGACGCGGCAGGTAGTCGTCGAGCCGCCATTCCTCCCGTTTCTCTCACCAGCAGCCACCCCAACCCGGCAGTCGACGCCAATGCAACCGCCCATATGGCGTCCCATATGGCGTCATTTCGTCCGGGCGTTTGGCGGCCCTTCGTCGCCTGGGGGCATCCGGTCGTGCTCCCCCAGGGCGCAGTCGCTGCGACCTGAATCCCGCTCGGCGCCCAGCTTCCGTTCCGAGAGTGCTGCGCAACCGGGTTCCTGATCAGGTCACAGGAGCGTCCCGAACCCGGTTACACCCCCGCTACCCCCACCACGCGGCTGCGGAACTGGTCGGCGGTCAGGTGCCGGCGGGATGCGATCGCCAGGTACGACAACCCGACGGCGATCACCCCGAACAGCAGCGCCGCCCCGCCGAGCGCCACCAGGCCCGATCCGCTGACCAGGAAGGTGCGCACCAGCAGCAGACCGTTGTGCAGCGGCGAGATTCCCGCGACCCCCTGGACCCAGCCCGGCGTGGTGGAGGTCAGCCCGAGAGCGACGGTGACCACCAGGGCCAGCACCGAGATCCCGCGACCCACGTTGCCGAACCAGCCGGTCAGGGCATGGTTGACGACGGCGAAACTCACCCCGACCATCGTCAGCAGGGCTGCCGCGCCGATGGTGCGTCCCGGCGTCAGTTCGAGAGCCATGCCGACCGCGACGCCGAACAGCAGGCCCTGGACCGCGCCGAGCGCGGCCGGGGGCCAGAGGGTGCGCAGCCACAGGGTCGCGCTGGTGCGGGAGGACGCGATCAGGTCGGAGGGAACGGGACGGGCGAAGCTCCACGACAACAGCGACCCGAGCCACAGGGCCGCCACCGCGAGCAGCGCGGCCAGCGGCACCATCATCGCCTCGTAGACCTTCCCGTCCTTCAGCACGGGAGAGGCGACCACCTGCGACAACGTGTCGCGGTCGGAGTCGCTGTAGTTGGGTAGTTTGGATCCGGCCTCGGAGAGCTTGTCGTGGAAGGCCCCGAGCCCCTGCGACAGTTCCCGCGACCCCGCACCAAGCCGCAGCAGCCCCGCGGCGAGCTGGGTTGCCCCGTCGGCGGCCTGGCCGACGCCGGTCACGTACTTGCCGGTTCCGTCGGCCAGCTGCCCGGCCCCGGAGGAGAGTTGCCCCACCCCCGAGGAGAGCTGCCCGGCCCCGTCGGCCAGCTGCGACGATCCGCTGGCGAGTTGATTCGCCCCCTCGGCCAGGCGGGCCGTCGCGGCAGGCAGCGCGGAGGTCTGGTTCCGCAGCTGCCGCAAACCGCCCAGCAGCTGAGTGGCGCCGGTGCCGAGCTGTTCGGCGTTGGTGCGCAGCGGCTCGGCCTTGGTGAGGATGGTGTCGGCTCCCTCACGGAGTTTCGCGACCCCACCGGTCAGTTTCTGCGCCTGCTCGGTGATCTTCGACGGCAGCTGCTCCAGAGCGGTCAGGGGATCGGTTCCTGCGGGCACGACCTTCGCCAACGCGTCGCGCAGCTTGATGACCGACTCGGTCATTCCCAACCCCATCCGCGAGAACCCACGGGCGGTTTCCAGCAGGGTCTTTCCGGTCTTCGGGTCGGTTTGCTGCAGCACGCCGAGGGCCGCTTTCGCTCCCTGCTGGAAACCCTTGTTCAGGGCATCCCCGACCCCCTGCTGGTAGGCCTCGCGAAGCAGCTTGCAGGTCTCGGCGTCCTCGATCGGGCACTTCCAGTTCGCGACCAGCCGCTGGGCGAACTCCTTCAGCTCCGACGGCGGCGGTGTCTCACCGGAGGCGTACCCGGCCAGGGTGGAGTCGAGTTTGTTCAGTTGTGCGTCGAAGGCCGCGAGCTTGGAACGTACCTCCTCGATGGTGATGTTGCTCGCCCCCGGGAAGTACTGTTTGAGGGCCTGCTGGGCCTCGCGCAGGGTCGGGACTAGCTGTCCGAGGGCCGCCTGGGCCTCCTTCATGGCCTCCGGGTCGAGCTGGGAGTTCAGGCCTGCTTCGAGCTGGGCCAGGCCGTTTCGCAGTTCACTCACCCCGTCGAGGACACCGACGGTGCCCGAGGTGTATCCGGAGACCCCCTCCAGCAGCGGCGTGGCCCCGTCGGTGAGCTGGTTGACCCCGTCCGCGAGTCGCGGCGCCTGGGCGTTCAGCTGGGCAATGCCCCCCGCGAAACTCCGGGTGCCGTTCGCGAGGTTCCCCGCCCCGCCGGCGAGGGTTCCCGCTGCACCGCTGAGTTTCTGCGACCCCTCGGCCAGGGTGTTCGCGGCGCTGCCGAGCTGTTTTCCCTGAGCGGACAGCTCGCCAAGCCCGCCGGCGAGTTTCTCGGAGTTGTTGGCGGCGGTGGTTGCGCCGTCGGCGAGCTGGGAGCCGGCCTCGTTGAGTTTGCCCGCCCCGTCGACGATCTGCTTGAACTGTTCCCCCACCCTGTTGAAACCGATGTAGATGTTCTCCAGGTAGGCCTTCGTGAGGGTGGCGTTGATGGTGTCGGTGGCCAGGCCCGCGATGTCGTGCGCAAGGGCCGCGTCGGCAAAGGGCGCGTTCTTGGAGACCACGACGCTTATGGTGGCCTGTTTCGCGATGGCGGCGTCGTTGCTGCTGAAGGAGGTGGCGGCCTCGGAGAAGCCCTCGGGGATGGTGACGACGGCGGAGTAGCGGCCGTCGTTCAACCCGGCCTCGGCGTCCTCGGCGTCGGCGATGGTCCACGAGATGTTGGTTCCCTCCCGGGCCACCATCTCGGAGGCCAGCTGCCGTCCCAGCGGCACGATCCGGCCGTCGACGGTCACCGCCTTGTCGTGGTTGACCACGGCGGCGCGGATTCCCTGATTGTTGCTGCCGCGCACCAACCCCAGCAGGGTGCCGACTGCGAGCAGCGGCACCAGGGCCAGCACGACGAGCCCCGGCCAACCGAGGCGATGTCCGGAATGAATGCTTTCAGGTCTCATCGGATGCTCCTGACGGGCTGGTCGACGACGAACACGCCATCGACGGGGAGGGTTTCGAGGATCGATTCGCTGCTGGCGCACAGCACCAGCGCCGAGGTTCCGTCGCCGCGGAACCGGTCGATCAGACCGGCCAGGCGTTCGTCACCAACGTCGAGGGTTTCCACCGAGTCGACGAAGGCGACGCTGCCCGGGATCGGGCGCAGCGCGGACAGGGCCGCGGGATCGTTGGCCAGGTCGGCGTAGCGGGTGCGGCGGTGCACGGCGGTGGCGGCTCCGGGCAGCAACTCCCCCGCCACCCGGGCGCGCCCCGAGGTGATGCTGAGCCTGCCCGACAGCGCCAGCGCCAACCCGGTCCTGGACGAGACGGGGCCCGCGACGCCGATCACGTTCCCAGCCTCCAGCACCAGGCTGGTGGGCGGCAGCAGTCCCTCGACCGCGACCTCCTCGGCGTAGAGCAGGTGGTCGCCGCCGGGCCACCGGGCCAGTTTCAGTTTCTCCGTGAGGACCTCGCCCTCGACATCGAAGGTGGGCAGGGCCTTGTCCAGCCAGCGCGGCAGCCACCAGGCCCGCTTCCCGAGCAGCGCCATCACCGCCGGCACCAGCGTCATGCGCACGCAGAAGGCGTCGATCGCCACCCCGACGGCGAGGGCGAAGGCGATCTGTTTGATGGAACTGATGCCCTCCGGGACGAAGAACGCGAACACCGAGAACATGATCACGGCGGCGGCCACCACCACCGGCCCGGATGCGGCCATGCCGTCACGGATTGCGTCGACGGGTTTCTTGCCGTGCACGTACTCCTCGCGGATCCGGGAGACGAGGAACACCTCGTAGTCCATGGCCAGGCCGAACAGGATTCCCATCAGCAGGATCGGCAGGAAGGAGATCACGGGCATCCCGCGTTCCAGGTTCACCATCTGGGTCAGGTGCCCGTCGTTGAACACGAGTTTGGTGGCCCCGAAAGCGGCCCCGACCGACAGCAGGAAACCGAGGGTGGCCTTTACGGGCACCCACACCGACCGGAACACCGCGGCCAGCAGCACCAGTGACAACCCGACCACGAGCATCCCGAACGGCAGCAGCGCCCCAACGAGACGGGAGTTGACGTCGATCTGCATGGCGGTCATGCCCGTGACGGCGGTCTCGACGCCGTAGCGTTCCAGCCATTGGTCGTGCCGGTCTCGCAGGGTCTGGACGAGGTCTGCGGTGGCGGGGTCGTCGGGTCCGGTGGTGGGCACCACCTGGAGCATCGCGACCTCCGCATTCTGGTTGGGGGTGGCCAGCGGCACCGCGGCAACACCGTCGATCGCCTCCACCTCCTCCTTGAGGTCGGCCACCAGCTTCAGCGGATCCTTGCTGGAGATGACGTCGGCGGTCAGCACCAGCGGACCGTTGCGCCCCACCCCGAAATGTTGCGAGATCAGGTCGTAGGTGACGCGATCCGGGGCGCCCTCGGTGTGCTGCCCGGAGTTCGGCAGGGCGGTGCGCAACCCCAGGCCCGGGATCGTCAACGCCCCGAGGCAGACCACCACTACCAGCAGCACCACAACGGGATGCCCGGTGGTGACGCGACCCCACCAGGCGAAGGCGCCACCCCCGCGGGGCTTGCGGCGCCGCCGGGGCTTCTTCGGCCGGGGCCGCAGCCGCTCCCCCAGCAGCCCCATCAGCGCGGGCAGCATAGTCAGTGCGATGAACACCGCCAGCACGATGGCCAGGGCCGCGAACGCGCCCATCACGGTTAGGAACGGGATCCCCGAGACCCCGAGCCCGAGCAGGGCGATGAACACCGTCAACCCGGCGAACACCACGGCCGAACCGGCGGTCCCGACGGCCCGGGCCGTCGATTCCTCCGCCGTCATACCCTCGCCCAGCTGGTTGCGGTGGCGGGAGAGGATGAACAGGGCGTAGTCGATGCCGACCGCGAGCCCCAGCATCACCGCCAGCATCGGGGTGGTCGAGTTGATGCTGGCCAGGCGGGCGATGAGGAGCATGACGGCCATGGTCACCCCCACCCCCGTAACCGCGGTCAGCAGCGGCAGCCCCGAGGCCACCAGGGAACCGAGCACCAGCGTCAGCACCACCAGCGCGACCCCCAGGCCCGCGATCTCCGTGACGCTCAGCCTCGGCAGTTCGATGTTGAAGGCCTGGCCTCCCATGTCGAGGGTGGCGCCCTGCGGCAGCCGCTGGGCCATGCGTTCGGCGACGGCTGTGAGTTGCGCGAGCTGCTCGTTGCTCGGGGCGCCTTTGACGTCGATCAGGATCGCGACGATGGCCGCCCGGCCGTCGTCGGAGACCATTCCCGAGATCCGCTCGTTCCACGGGGAGGTGGCCGAGTCCACGAAGTCGATCGCCTCCAGCTCGCTGATGGTGTCCTCGATGACGCCGCGGAAGTCTTCGACCCGGCCGCCCTCCGGGGCCACGAAGATCGCGGCGGCCTGGGTCATGGCACCCTGCGGGAAGGTCATTTTCAGCTTGTCGAGGGCCACCTGGGAGGGGGAACCGGGGATTTTGAACACGTCCGCGAAACCGCCCCCGAAGGCCAGGGCCGCACCGCCCACGGCCAGGACGATGACCAGCCATGAGGCGAGGACCAGTTTCGCGTGTCTGAAACACCAGCGACCGAGAGCGTAGAGCTGAGCGGACATCTTCCCCACTTCGATACAGTCATGAATCCCGACACAGCATACAACGCTGTATCGAGGCTTCAAATCCGGGAAAACCCCGAGTCCGCGCGGAACACCGCTGCGCCGCGGACCAGGAACACGACGAACCGGACGACGATGCCGGCGATGGTCCCGGCCCGCCCGGGACCCCAGTACGGGCGCGACGGGATGTCGGACACGAGACCAGCGGGACGTGGCGTCCCGGGAAAGAACGAGCTACGGGCGGTCCGGTTCATGAAACCCTTCCTTACCCCGGGCCGGGGCACGAACCACTAGACTGACGGGCATGACCGACCTGACGCCGCGCCGGGAGGCCACCGTGGGCCGGCTGGTGGAGGCAGCCATCACCCAGTTCGCGGCTCGGGGCATCGACGCGACCAGCGTGGAACAGCTGTGCGACGCCGCGGGATTCACCAGGGGGGCCTTCTACTCCAATTTCACATCCAAGGACGACCTGTGCACGGCCGTCATCGAGCGCTACCGCGACAACGTGCTCGCCAGCCTGTCCGAGACCATCGCGGAACTACCCCCGGAGGCGGACGTCAAGACGGTTGCCAGCACCACCCTGGAGCATTTCCTGAAGGTCCTCGCGCCCAGCCGGGAGATGAAGGTCACCCTCACGGAGATCCGCCTGCGGGCGCTGCGCTCCCCCGGTCTGGCAGCCCAGCTAGAGCAGCTCAGCGAGGAAACCCGCCCGGCCCTCGTCGGGTTCATCGAGAGTCTGGCGGCGAGGATGGACGTGAAGTTCGTGCTACCCACCGAGCACATCCTCACCGTCTTCGATGCGCTGTACTCCTACGAGATCCAGGGCTACAACAAGGACAGCGTCCGCCAGCTGCTCACCCCCCTGGCCATCTCCCTCATCAGCGCGAGCGGGAAGCCCCAGTGATCACGTCACCGGGGCGGCCGACGCCTTGCCGCGGGGTCCCTCAGAGCGTCAGCGACCCCAGCCGGGCGTAGTCCTCCTCCGAGGGATGGGCGACGATCACCCGCGGCGGGTGCGTGCCGGGATGGGGTTTGACGAGGTGCGGAAGCTGCCCGACCACCTCGGTGTAGGGCACGTCCAGGACCGAGTGCCCGCACTCGAAGGCGATCACGTCCACCACCGGGATGCTGGCGCCGGGCACCCCCTCGGGCACGAAGGCCATCGAGAAGAGCTCGTCGTCCAGGGCGTAGAGGTCCTCGTAGTCGGACACGTAGTGGTCGTAGTCCTTCCGGAT
This window contains:
- a CDS encoding YhgE/Pip domain-containing protein, which encodes MRPESIHSGHRLGWPGLVVLALVPLLAVGTLLGLVRGSNNQGIRAAVVNHDKAVTVDGRIVPLGRQLASEMVAREGTNISWTIADAEDAEAGLNDGRYSAVVTIPEGFSEAATSFSSNDAAIAKQATISVVVSKNAPFADAALAHDIAGLATDTINATLTKAYLENIYIGFNRVGEQFKQIVDGAGKLNEAGSQLADGATTAANNSEKLAGGLGELSAQGKQLGSAANTLAEGSQKLSGAAGTLAGGAGNLANGTRSFAGGIAQLNAQAPRLADGVNQLTDGATPLLEGVSGYTSGTVGVLDGVSELRNGLAQLEAGLNSQLDPEAMKEAQAALGQLVPTLREAQQALKQYFPGASNITIEEVRSKLAAFDAQLNKLDSTLAGYASGETPPPSELKEFAQRLVANWKCPIEDAETCKLLREAYQQGVGDALNKGFQQGAKAALGVLQQTDPKTGKTLLETARGFSRMGLGMTESVIKLRDALAKVVPAGTDPLTALEQLPSKITEQAQKLTGGVAKLREGADTILTKAEPLRTNAEQLGTGATQLLGGLRQLRNQTSALPAATARLAEGANQLASGSSQLADGAGQLSSGVGQLSSGAGQLADGTGKYVTGVGQAADGATQLAAGLLRLGAGSRELSQGLGAFHDKLSEAGSKLPNYSDSDRDTLSQVVASPVLKDGKVYEAMMVPLAALLAVAALWLGSLLSWSFARPVPSDLIASSRTSATLWLRTLWPPAALGAVQGLLFGVAVGMALELTPGRTIGAAALLTMVGVSFAVVNHALTGWFGNVGRGISVLALVVTVALGLTSTTPGWVQGVAGISPLHNGLLLVRTFLVSGSGLVALGGAALLFGVIAVGLSYLAIASRRHLTADQFRSRVVGVAGV
- a CDS encoding ATP-binding protein; its protein translation is MYRRREAEATLLSLMGQFKVVLVTGARQVGKTTMLQHVLPEDFRYVTLDDPRAGVLAREDPVLFFDANRLPVAVDEIQRVPGLFQQVKFLVDQSPETGCVVLTGSQTFHLMQGVSESLAGRVAILEMTGMSLRELTGCGGRGPYVPSEVGDDGRCESPENLDLWATIHRGSMPRLMDPSVSWDAFYTGYVRTYLERDVRDLITVKDEASFYHFLVACAARTGRLVNHSAFARDAGVDTKTAQSWLSVLQASGVVRLLRPFWSNATKRLTKTPKLYFTDTGLACHLLGWSSPETLRRGAMAGQVFETFVVGEVVKSYLNAGGDARNVHFYRDARQREIDLIIQEGRVLHPVEIKTSATVTREAAAGFSVLNDVGDYDVGAGAIICQAREPYPVTATVKAVPVWSI
- a CDS encoding alpha/beta hydrolase, producing the protein MNDEKLELTREWDKVFPHSDEVDHEKVTFHNRYGITLAADLYRPKGARGPLAAITVSGPFGAVKEQSSGLYAQTMAERGFLTLAFDPSYTGESGGAPRYMASPDINTEDFSAAVDHLSCREDVDPERIGIIGICGWGGMAINAAALDPRIRATVASTMYDMSRIAAKGYFDEQDSAAARDSARARFAAQRTADYRSGSYARAGGVVDPLPEDVPAFVRDYHDYYKTPRGYHLRSLNSNEGWNVVGTASFLNQPLLAYAGEIRTPVLVVHGEKAHSRYMGEGAFAQLTGENKELLIVPGASHTDLYDGGGRDAILFDRITEFFRASLA
- a CDS encoding MMPL family transporter, coding for MSAQLYALGRWCFRHAKLVLASWLVIVLAVGGAALAFGGGFADVFKIPGSPSQVALDKLKMTFPQGAMTQAAAIFVAPEGGRVEDFRGVIEDTISELEAIDFVDSATSPWNERISGMVSDDGRAAIVAILIDVKGAPSNEQLAQLTAVAERMAQRLPQGATLDMGGQAFNIELPRLSVTEIAGLGVALVVLTLVLGSLVASGLPLLTAVTGVGVTMAVMLLIARLASINSTTPMLAVMLGLAVGIDYALFILSRHRNQLGEGMTAEESTARAVGTAGSAVVFAGLTVFIALLGLGVSGIPFLTVMGAFAALAIVLAVFIALTMLPALMGLLGERLRPRPKKPRRRRKPRGGGAFAWWGRVTTGHPVVVLLVVVVCLGALTIPGLGLRTALPNSGQHTEGAPDRVTYDLISQHFGVGRNGPLVLTADVISSKDPLKLVADLKEEVEAIDGVAAVPLATPNQNAEVAMLQVVPTTGPDDPATADLVQTLRDRHDQWLERYGVETAVTGMTAMQIDVNSRLVGALLPFGMLVVGLSLVLLAAVFRSVWVPVKATLGFLLSVGAAFGATKLVFNDGHLTQMVNLERGMPVISFLPILLMGILFGLAMDYEVFLVSRIREEYVHGKKPVDAIRDGMAASGPVVVAAAVIMFSVFAFFVPEGISSIKQIAFALAVGVAIDAFCVRMTLVPAVMALLGKRAWWLPRWLDKALPTFDVEGEVLTEKLKLARWPGGDHLLYAEEVAVEGLLPPTSLVLEAGNVIGVAGPVSSRTGLALALSGRLSITSGRARVAGELLPGAATAVHRRTRYADLANDPAALSALRPIPGSVAFVDSVETLDVGDERLAGLIDRFRGDGTSALVLCASSESILETLPVDGVFVVDQPVRSIR
- a CDS encoding TetR/AcrR family transcriptional regulator translates to MTDLTPRREATVGRLVEAAITQFAARGIDATSVEQLCDAAGFTRGAFYSNFTSKDDLCTAVIERYRDNVLASLSETIAELPPEADVKTVASTTLEHFLKVLAPSREMKVTLTEIRLRALRSPGLAAQLEQLSEETRPALVGFIESLAARMDVKFVLPTEHILTVFDALYSYEIQGYNKDSVRQLLTPLAISLISASGKPQ
- a CDS encoding LysR family transcriptional regulator, giving the protein MEIRTLRYFLAVAREENMTRAAEQLHVTQPTLSKQMKSLERELGSTLFTRRSFSIALTEEGRLLRRRAEDLVAMADRITDEFLELDDVLGGDLYLGLAESHQVRFLAREIKRLKEDCPGMRYHITSGDTEQVTEKLDKGLLDFAALVEEPDTARYEALNLPEADRWGIVTRADGELARKARVSVDDLEGLPLFCSEQSWAADLPRWAGARMAELRLEGTFRLAYNGSVFAREGLGHLLTFARLVDTGEDSGLVFRPLWPVLESPMYLIWHRQQVLSPIARRFLTQVSAALEEETTNAGRH